The nucleotide sequence TTTCCCGGTCTATTCCTGAGACATCGCCGCCCAAGTAGCAAATCGCCAGCCTTCGTTTGGACTAGCAGTTAATGTCACTTGGTCACCATAGTGGTACGTAGCCTTATGCGGATTCGCTGATACCGAACCGCTTCCCGATATACCCATTATAAGGTGATACTCGTCTAAGACGTAAGTCGCCGTTATGTTATGGTCATAGGTAACTTCGCTGAAATAGTAGTACGGCACTGCACCTTGGGATTTATTGTCAACTAAAACATTCCCTATATGGTAACCTATTTCGGGCGTGATTGTGAAGTTTTGGCTCTCGCCGTAGTATAGCTCGGTTGTTTCAGGCGCGATGGTACCGTGGCTGCCTTGGATTACCGTTATGGTGGGCATGGGTACGAAGTTTGCAGTAACGGTTTTTTCACCGTCTACAAGAAGTGTTGTGTTTTCTGTGCCTGTTGCGTCTCCGCTCCATCCGCTAAAAGACCACCCCGACTCGGGCGTAGCTGTCAAAGAAACGTTAGTGACTTCAGAATATGTTTGGTTCCCTGGAGAAACTGCTCCCTGCCCAACTGTGAACATAGTTAACTTATTCCCTGAGGGCGTAAAGGTTACGTAAAGGTCCATGTCGCCAGCAACGTATGCTGTGACTGATGGTGGAGAAGCAGTGTAGCCTGATGCCCAAAACGTGATTGTGTAGGTTCCGGTTCCGGGTATGGATAAATCGTATGTTGGGTGGTATGCCATCCATGATGGTCCTCCAGTGTAGGTGACTATCCACATATCGCCGTCGGGTACGCCTGTTTGGTGAATAGTTACGATATTTCCTACGGCTGAGGCTGATTCGATTTTTAAGCATCCGTAGCAGGAAATCAGAATTAAGCCTGCTATTAGAAGAGATAGTGTCTTTGTGTTCTTCAAGCAGTACACCTGATAGTGAACATGGCAGTTTTAATATTTAGGCAATATGCAGTCATAAGTTATAATACACAATCCATATAATAACGCCACAAACCAACACAAAAACAAATCAAACACAAAACAAAAAACAACAAACCAAACCCCATACAACACAAACCCCACCACACCACAAACAAAAAACAAAACCCAAATGGTGGGGCTGCCCGGATTTGAACCGGGGTCTATAGAGCCCAAGTCTACAAGCCTGGACCAAGCTAGCCGACAGCCCCTTGCCGTGGAGGTTGTAGGGAACATAATTTGGTGTGAGCCATAAAAACCTTAGTGTGTGTTGTGGGTGTGTTTGATGCGGGTTGGTTTTTGTGGCAGAGCATTTTGGGTTCTTGTTTAGTCACGTTTAAGGTATCCTAAAGTTCTTGCATGTTTTCTTGCAACCTCGCCAACCCAAAACACCAACCTATTAGCAGCCTATTGGGCTGCTTTTTTTAATTGTATGCAGAAAGGGGGGAGGGGGTAGGTAGTGGTGGCGTTGGTTGGGTGCTGTTTATCGTATGAAGAGTTTCATGAGGGCGACGATGGGTATCCATTGTCCGTCGATGAGGAGTTCTGCGCGGAGGCGTTGGTTGGGGTTTTTGAGGAAGTGCCAGATGATGAAGTATCCGTAGATGATGCCAAAGAGTAGGGCGGGTACGAATTGGATGAATAGTCCTTCTATTACGCAGAACGCGAGCCATAGGGCGAGGGTGCTGTTTGAGATTATGAGGAAGAATCGGGTTTTTGCTTTGCCTAGTGCTAGGGGTATGGTTTTGACTCCCGATATTGCGTCGCCTTTGGTGTCTAGGACGTCGAAGAGGATGGTGTTTACGAGGACTTGCATGAAGATGTATGAGAAGACTAAGGTGATTTTTGAGGGGTCTGCGGCTTGTAAGACAACGGGGAGGAATGTCCCATATATGCTCCAGCTAAACGCTACTACAAAGCTTTTGGCGCCTGTGAGTTCTTTGAGGCGGGGTACGCCTGGGATGATTTTGATGCTGTATAGCAACCCGACAAGGATGGGGACTATCAGTATGGCGAAGGCTATGGGGTTTATGAAAGCACCTATGGCCAAGCTTGCACTTAGAGAAACTGCTGCAGAGGTAACGTAATGTTTGGTGCTTCGTGATGCTGCTTCAGGTCGGTTGATGGCGTCTTCAACTTTATCCGTGGCTTTGTTTAGGTTGTAAATGGCAAAAACCGCCAAAGATGCCGCCACAAGTATTGCATAGTTAATTTGGGTGCCATACAACAAATACCCAAAAAGAACAATCAAAGGAGCATCTAAAGCTAAAAGAAGAGACGAAGAGGTTATAAATTTCGCTATTTCTTTAAACATTTTTATGTCATCCTTTTTTACGTAGGTTGCCAGAGTCAGGGTCTATTTGCGTGCTGTCGAGTAGGGTTTGCTGGAACAGTTTTTCGCCCCATTGTACAGCTTTTGGGCTAAGGCTGATGAGGTCCATGCTGTCATCGTATGCTCCGTCATGTCCAAAGAGGCCTAAACTAAAGTTTTTCTCCGTGATTGTCAATGCAACTTTTAGGTTCTCGTTTAGATAAAGTTTTAACGACCCGTCTTTCATGTTGCTGCTTAGGTTTTGGATTCTAGTTGCAGTAAGGGTCTTGTTGAGGATATCCGTGGTGAGTATGAGTTCAACCTTGTTTCCTTGGTTAAGAAGATGCTCTATAACGGGGACGTAGTCTTGATGGAATATTGGGGATATTCCCCTCACCCTTTTGGATGCAAGCAGAATCTGCAGAAACGTGTCGTAAACTTTGCTTAGGTTAGTTTTGTCGGTTTGGATTAACGTGGATTCTTGAAGGTCTCCTAATGTGAGCAAGAGATGCGATGGAATAGGGGTTATGTCATGGGTTAGCCAGAACTCCTTGAATTCTTCTGTGACCCGAAGCGCATTTTGGTAATTCTTACATATATGTGCTCCGATAAGCCCTACAGACGTTAATTGGTATGCGCCATCAGTTTTGGTGGTCATATGTTGCTTTTCAAATTCTTTTAACGCATGCAGAATAGTTGTTTCTCTGGTTTGGATGTTGCTCTTCAATTCAGATAGCTTTTTGCTTTTCCCTATGAGACTAAGTAAGATTCTGGTTTTAATTTCTGATCTAAGAGGTGCAAGGTAGTCCAAGCAAAACCCCATGCTGTGTATTTGCATGGGTTTATATTTAAGCATTGGTTTACTTTGTCTGACTTTCTTTTGGAGCGCCTGCGCAGATTTGGTATTGCTTAAACCAAGCAATATTGTCGATGTTTGGCAAGGTTTATATTTGGAATGGGTTATACCGTCTCTGGAATCGAGGAGTGAAGGACGATGAGTGCCCCGATGGAAAGGCAAGACATAGTAGAGGAGAGGTTGCTGGTTCTCAAATGTGAATGCGGCACAAAAATTTTGCTTATTCCTGATGTTGAGGTTATGAGCCGTGCTATAGCAACTCACGTTGAAGAACATCGTAGCCGAGAACGTGACCCTATCAAAGCCGAAGCAAACGCACAACGCATAGAAAACACCCTTATACGACAGCTTATAACAAAAGTTGTTCAAGCCCACCCCTAATCCCTCTACTTTACTCATCACACCTTTTTTATTACCAAAAACCTATCCACGAACTTGGCTTACGACAAAAATTGGCTACTTGTTTGTGGAGCCCCGAGCGGGCTTTGCTCCCGCGGCCTGCTGCTTACGAGGCAGCCGCTCTGCTGGGCTGAGCTATCGAGGCTTGAACTGCTTGCAGCCTTAATTTGAGAATGTATTGTTATTTTTAAATGGTTTGTTCTACGGCGTGGGCGCGAGTTTTAAATTAGAAGATTTGCAAGAAATACTTGGGAGTTACCGTTGGTCCTGTGAGAGGGTTAATTCGTGGTTGGAGATAGAGTAGGCTTAGGCTTAAGTGAGCAGGGAATTATCAAGATTCTAAAACGAAACTTTGAATCCATGCCCCAGATGACTGTGCCCTTTGGCGACGACGTTTCTGCCGTGCCCATAGACGAGGGCGAAGTTGCAGTTTTAAAAACCGACATGCTCGTAGGCAAAACCGATGTCCCCCGCGGCATGAGCCTGTGGCAAGCTGCACGCAAAGCCGTAGTCATGACCGTTAGCGATTTCGCCTCAAAAGGAGTCCTGCCAAAAGCCGCCCTGGTCTCTTTGGGGCTCCCTCGCGGATTAATGCGCAAAGACGTAGAAGAAATCGCCAAAGGACTCAACGCAGGCGCACGCGAATACGGCACTTACATTATCGGCGGCGACACCAACGAAACCTCAGATTTAGTGGTGGCCATTCAGCTTTTTGGCTCAACCAGAAGTGAGGGTCTGATGCTGCGTAGCGGCGCAAAACCAGGCGATATTTTGGCTGTTACAGGCTTTTTTGGGAAGACTGCGGCGGGGTTGCGTTTGTTGCTGGAGGGTTTTGCGGCGGCGTCTGGTTTGCGTGATGTTTTAGTGGGTTCGGTTTGTATGCCTGTGGCGCGTTTGAAGGAGGGAGTGGCTTTGCGTGGTTCGGGGGGTGTGACGGCGTGCATGGATTCTAGTGATGGTTTGGCGTGGTGCTTGCATGAGCTTGGAGTACAGAGCAACGTGGGTTTTGTGGTTTCAGCATTGCCTACCGCGCAGGACGTAAACCGTTTTGCAGACTTTAACGGCTTAGACGCCTGCGAGTTGACGCTATACGGAGGCGAAGAATACGAACTCGTAGCAACAATCAACCCCAAACTATGGAGTCAAACCGAAAAAGCTGTGGAAGCCGCAGGCGGACAACTACTCCCCATAGGCAAAGCCACCCGCAACAAACAACTAATCCTTGACACCGACGGTGAGAAACGCCCCATCAAAGCCCGCGGATTCGAACATTTCCAGCGTTCCTAAACTTGGCTGGGCGGTTTTTCCTGCTGATCCAAAGCATGGTTGATTATGGTTATGCATGAGGCGGCGAGGTAAGGGGTTTTTCCTAGGCTGATTTTTTGTCCGTAGCGCAGGGCGAAGCGTTCTGCGGTTTTGGGAAGCCCCACGTGGTCGCCTAGTATGAATAGGGGGTTTGGTTCGATGTCTGTGTGGGCTATGTTTGCGCCGCCTTCTTCGAGGACGTAGATGCTGTTTGTCTGCGCCTTTTGCTTGATGAGGTTCTCAAAACTGTTCTTGCCCAAGGCTACGCCAGGATGAGCTTTGCCGCTGAATGTTTTTTTAAGTATAGCCTGCCAGGTTTCAATGTTAGTACGCACATCATAGAGTTGTTCGCCGTTAATGCGCAGGTGCAAGGGTGGGTTTGGGGCGCCGTTTAGGATGGCGTGGAAGTTGACGTCGCGGCGCAGTCCGTGTGATAAAAACAGGCTTGTAACTATGCACTCATAAACAAT is from Candidatus Bathyarchaeota archaeon and encodes:
- the thiL gene encoding thiamine-phosphate kinase, translating into MVGDRVGLGLSEQGIIKILKRNFESMPQMTVPFGDDVSAVPIDEGEVAVLKTDMLVGKTDVPRGMSLWQAARKAVVMTVSDFASKGVLPKAALVSLGLPRGLMRKDVEEIAKGLNAGAREYGTYIIGGDTNETSDLVVAIQLFGSTRSEGLMLRSGAKPGDILAVTGFFGKTAAGLRLLLEGFAAASGLRDVLVGSVCMPVARLKEGVALRGSGGVTACMDSSDGLAWCLHELGVQSNVGFVVSALPTAQDVNRFADFNGLDACELTLYGGEEYELVATINPKLWSQTEKAVEAAGGQLLPIGKATRNKQLILDTDGEKRPIKARGFEHFQRS
- a CDS encoding UbiA family prenyltransferase, whose product is MFKEIAKFITSSSLLLALDAPLIVLFGYLLYGTQINYAILVAASLAVFAIYNLNKATDKVEDAINRPEAASRSTKHYVTSAAVSLSASLAIGAFINPIAFAILIVPILVGLLYSIKIIPGVPRLKELTGAKSFVVAFSWSIYGTFLPVVLQAADPSKITLVFSYIFMQVLVNTILFDVLDTKGDAISGVKTIPLALGKAKTRFFLIISNSTLALWLAFCVIEGLFIQFVPALLFGIIYGYFIIWHFLKNPNQRLRAELLIDGQWIPIVALMKLFIR
- a CDS encoding DUF1724 domain-containing protein; its protein translation is MTTKTDGAYQLTSVGLIGAHICKNYQNALRVTEEFKEFWLTHDITPIPSHLLLTLGDLQESTLIQTDKTNLSKVYDTFLQILLASKRVRGISPIFHQDYVPVIEHLLNQGNKVELILTTDILNKTLTATRIQNLSSNMKDGSLKLYLNENLKVALTITEKNFSLGLFGHDGAYDDSMDLISLSPKAVQWGEKLFQQTLLDSTQIDPDSGNLRKKG
- a CDS encoding tRNA (pseudouridine(54)-N(1))-methyltransferase TrmY; the encoded protein is MREFVLFSRQGRTDSNWSSLHDAGRLDIVYECIVTSLFLSHGLRRDVNFHAILNGAPNPPLHLRINGEQLYDVRTNIETWQAILKKTFSGKAHPGVALGKNSFENLIKQKAQTNSIYVLEEGGANIAHTDIEPNPLFILGDHVGLPKTAERFALRYGQKISLGKTPYLAASCITIINHALDQQEKPPSQV